A genomic window from Sulfurimonas sp. hsl 1-7 includes:
- a CDS encoding Bax inhibitor-1/YccA family protein translates to MGLYDRDYAREHSTYAYESAHRSEAQIVSFVKETYKLFAASMMAGAVGAYVGIPLAGAIHAMFWPLFILEIGLLIGLHFVKHKPGINLVVMFGFVFMTGLMLAPLLSHTLGLNGGATIIGNAFAMTSVVFGAMSFYAVKTTKDFTGYGKPLMIALFVIIGFSILNIFLGNPMLHVMLSGAVVILFSILVIYDTQNIMQGAYETPIDGAIALYLDFLNIFTALLQLFGIFGSDE, encoded by the coding sequence ATGGGACTTTACGATCGTGACTATGCTAGAGAGCATAGTACTTATGCTTATGAAAGTGCTCATCGTAGTGAAGCGCAAATTGTATCTTTTGTAAAAGAGACTTATAAACTCTTTGCTGCTTCTATGATGGCCGGTGCTGTTGGTGCATATGTTGGTATCCCATTAGCTGGTGCAATACATGCAATGTTTTGGCCTCTTTTCATTTTGGAGATAGGTCTATTAATCGGTTTACATTTTGTTAAACATAAACCAGGTATCAATTTAGTTGTAATGTTTGGCTTTGTTTTTATGACAGGTCTTATGTTAGCACCTTTACTTTCACACACGTTAGGACTTAACGGCGGTGCGACAATTATTGGTAATGCATTTGCTATGACTTCTGTTGTATTTGGAGCAATGAGCTTTTATGCTGTTAAAACTACAAAAGATTTTACAGGTTACGGGAAACCTTTAATGATTGCACTTTTCGTGATCATCGGTTTTTCTATCTTAAATATCTTTTTAGGCAACCCAATGCTTCACGTAATGTTAAGCGGTGCTGTTGTTATACTATTTAGTATCTTAGTTATCTACGATACACAAAACATTATGCAAGGTGCATATGAAACGCCAATTGACGGTGCTATTGCACTTTATCTTGACTTCTTAAATATCTTTACTGCATTACTGCAACTATTTGGTATCTTCGGAAGTGATGAATAA